A region from the Rosa rugosa chromosome 6, drRosRugo1.1, whole genome shotgun sequence genome encodes:
- the LOC133716763 gene encoding uncharacterized protein LOC133716763 — protein MAMEQENKTCQDELLALRDSRGKGKEIVESSERKNNQDGSWKRRMTNQQAPAKEAAAPVRQVAPLRCFNCNEMGYTAKGCTKPKNVICLKCGQAGHYSRDCTQAQGGGQGNQQRQLPQEKARVFAVVQQGAREEGTLSNSAFVVRMTCDSRVLLSVCCVGFCLLSTVRLLSVTCCVIHPSLLW, from the coding sequence ATGGCAATGGAACAGGAAAACAAGACTTGCCAGGATGAGCTATTGGCTTTAAGGGATTCCCGAGGGAAGGGAAAGGAAATTGTTGAGAGCAGTGAGAGGAAAAACAATCAGGATGGGTCCTGGAAGAGGCGGATGACTAATCAACAGGCGCCAGCTAAAGAAGCAGCTGCACCTGTAAGGCAGGTGGCACCCCTGAGGTGTTTCAATTGCAACGAGATGGGTTATACTGCCAAGGGTTGTACGAAGCCGAAGAATGTAATATGCCTTAAATGTGGCCAGGCAGGGCATTACTCTAGGGATTGTACCCAGGCACAAGGTGGGGGACAAGGGAATCAACAGAGGCAACTACCTCAGGAAAAGGCGAGGGTGTTTGCTGTTGTTCAGCAGGGTGCTAGGGAAGAAGGTACCTTATCTAATTCTGCTTTTGTTGTTAGAATGACATGTGATAGTAGAGTACTTCTTTCTGTGTGTTGTGTTGGGTTTTGCCTGTTGTCTACAGTTAGACTTTTGAGTGTGACATGTTGTGTGATACATCCTTCATTGTTGTGGTAG
- the LOC133715364 gene encoding probable WRKY transcription factor 46, with product MEKRKSMMGNWEQKILKSELTQGKELAEKLLNHLHHSSSSQEGEFLISKLLSSYEKALSVLTRDVGSEGESKQIQVLDSPCSFGNSSSPLSEISDQDCKNKNVFKKRKTMPKWTEEVKVCSGTGQDGSLDDGYSWRKYGQKDILGANYPRGYYRCTHRNTKGCLATKQVQKSDADPTIFMVTYTGVHTCHLVVQLNGKQNVSLKQEAGTPRQTPEKSFSFGLRVKTENLDTREGGKEIFPSFSFSPTPIESENNVVEDHVFAAIENDFLGGSYGQTFRTPATFESDYFAAVSPCHFGLVGNDVQTSDSDLTHEILSASTSVANSPIGDFDFSLEDLDFYSFENNPESTFP from the exons ATGGAGAAGAGGAAGAGTATGATGGGTAATTGGGAGCAAAAGATTCTAAAAAGTGAGTTAACCCAGGGGAAGGAGCTGGCAGAGAAGCTCCTGAACCATCTCCACCACTCTTCATCATCTCAAGAAGGAGAATTCTTGATTTCAAAGCTACTATCTTCATATGAAAAGGCACTCTCTGTGCTCACAAGGGATGTTGGTTCTGAAGGAGAGTCTAAGCAAATCCAAGTGTTGGACTCACCTTGTTCATTTGGGAATAGTAGTAGCCCATTGAGTGAGATCTCTGACCAAGATTGCAAGAACaagaatgtcttcaagaaaag GAAAACAATGCCCAAGTGGACTGAAGAAGTGAAGGTTTGCTCTGGAACAGGACAAGATGGCTCTCTTGATGATGGCTATAGTTGGAGAAAATATGGCCAAAAGGATATCCTTGGTGCTAATTACCCAAG AGGCTACTATCGATGCACACATAGAAACACAAAAGGTTGTCTAGCCACAAAGCAAGTTCAAAAATCAGATGCAGACCCAACAATCTTTATGGTAACTTATACAGGAGTACATACTTGTCACCTAGTCGTTCAGTTAAACGGAAAGCAGAATGTTTCTCTTAAACAAGAAGCAGGAACACCGAGACAGACACCAGAAAAATCGTTCAGTTTCGGGCTTAGAGTTAAAACTGAGAATTTGGACACTAGGGAGGGGGGAAAGGAGATATTTCCATCATTTTCCTTCTCTCCCACGCCAATAGAGTCTGAAAACAATGTGGTGGAAGACCATGTTTTCGCTGCAATTGAGAACGATTTCCTGGGTGGTAGCTACGGTCAAACATTCAGGACTCCGGCAACATTCGAATCAGACTACTTTGCGGCAGTGTCACCATGCCACTTTGGACTAGTAGGCAATGATGTGCAAACTTCAGATTCTGATCTCACTCATGAGATACTATCGGCCTCAACTTCTGTGGCCAACTCACCAATTGGGGATTTCGATTTCTCACTAGAGGATTTGGATTTTTACTCATTTGAAAACAACCCAGAATCTACTTTTCCCTAG